One stretch of Hymenobacter chitinivorans DSM 11115 DNA includes these proteins:
- a CDS encoding chloride channel protein, protein MPKTLLHRTLSPLLLWRLRHVNDRVYLILVSVLVGGLAGLAAVILKTSVQKAQELLYSWVPEQDRVFALFLYPIIGIGLTVLFTRYVLAGSLSRGIGPIIYNIARQSSIVPRSKLYSQLVTSFLTVTFGGSAGLEAPISVTGSALGSNLGRILRVGRRERRLLVGCGAAAGVAAIFNSPIAGVLFAVEVILSELSAPFFIPLLISSATATVVSKSLYAGQPFVLVTTTWPVQGIPFYILLGLLTALLSVYMIRIYFLADKYFERKKGVFLKVLLGGLALGIMVFIFPPLYGEGYNTVQLLLSGHPERLTDASLFSVYRDENVWTLLLVAAASMLLKVFATCITVGSGGNGGMFGSSLFAGALIGFIAARLINLSGLYPISEVHFVVLGMAGTLAGVIHAPLTAIFLIAEITGGYALFVPLMVVCSSSYLITRYFEPYSVYTRKLVTRGVYMHADRDRSLLAQLDPMSLISTDFLPVSPESTLGELVTVFRHATRNLFPVVDGGGRLVGIVSLDTVRDALFDDEHYNTTRVQDLMTPPPAFVNPDDTMLDILRCMDQLNAWALPVVSNGRYAGFILKSAILASYRRQLLKETE, encoded by the coding sequence ATGCCCAAAACCTTACTCCACCGAACCCTTAGCCCCCTGCTGCTGTGGCGCTTACGCCACGTCAACGACCGGGTGTACCTGATTCTGGTGAGCGTGCTGGTGGGCGGCCTGGCGGGTCTGGCGGCCGTCATTCTCAAAACTTCGGTGCAGAAAGCTCAGGAGCTGCTCTACTCCTGGGTGCCCGAGCAGGACCGGGTGTTTGCCCTGTTTCTCTACCCTATCATTGGTATTGGCCTCACGGTGCTCTTTACGCGCTACGTGCTGGCCGGCTCCCTGAGCCGGGGCATCGGACCCATCATCTACAACATTGCCCGGCAAAGCAGCATCGTGCCGCGCAGCAAGCTTTACTCCCAGCTCGTCACCTCCTTCCTAACCGTCACCTTCGGCGGCTCGGCGGGTCTGGAGGCCCCGATTTCGGTGACGGGCTCGGCCCTGGGCTCCAACCTGGGCCGGATTCTGCGGGTGGGCCGGCGCGAAAGGCGGCTGCTGGTGGGCTGCGGGGCGGCGGCGGGCGTGGCGGCCATCTTCAACAGCCCCATTGCCGGAGTGTTGTTTGCCGTCGAAGTTATCCTCTCGGAGCTGTCGGCCCCGTTTTTCATTCCGCTGCTCATTTCCTCGGCCACAGCTACGGTCGTATCCAAATCGTTGTACGCGGGCCAGCCCTTCGTGCTCGTAACTACCACCTGGCCGGTGCAGGGCATCCCGTTCTACATTCTGCTGGGCTTGCTCACGGCCCTGCTGTCGGTGTACATGATCCGGATTTACTTTCTGGCCGACAAGTACTTTGAGCGCAAAAAAGGCGTGTTTCTTAAAGTGCTGCTCGGCGGCCTGGCCCTGGGCATCATGGTGTTCATTTTCCCCCCGCTCTACGGCGAAGGCTACAACACGGTGCAGCTGCTGCTCAGCGGCCACCCCGAGCGGCTCACCGACGCGTCGCTGTTTTCGGTGTACCGCGACGAAAACGTGTGGACCCTGCTGCTCGTGGCCGCGGCCAGTATGCTGCTCAAAGTGTTTGCCACCTGCATTACGGTGGGCTCGGGCGGCAACGGGGGCATGTTCGGCTCGTCCCTGTTTGCCGGCGCCCTTATCGGCTTCATTGCCGCCCGCCTGATTAATCTGAGCGGCCTCTACCCCATTTCGGAAGTGCACTTCGTGGTGCTGGGCATGGCCGGCACCCTGGCCGGCGTGATTCACGCCCCGCTGACGGCCATCTTCCTCATTGCCGAAATTACCGGCGGCTACGCCCTGTTTGTGCCCCTGATGGTGGTGTGCTCCAGCTCCTACCTCATCACCCGCTACTTCGAGCCCTACTCGGTGTACACCCGCAAGCTGGTGACCCGCGGGGTGTACATGCACGCCGACCGCGACCGGAGCCTGCTGGCCCAGCTCGACCCAATGTCGCTGATCAGTACCGACTTTCTGCCCGTGAGCCCCGAAAGCACGCTCGGCGAGCTGGTCACCGTGTTTCGGCACGCCACGCGCAACCTGTTTCCGGTGGTCGACGGCGGCGGGCGGCTCGTGGGCATCGTTTCGCTCGACACCGTGCGCGACGCTCTCTTCGACGACGAGCACTACAATACCACCCGGGTGCAGGACCTAATGACGCCCCCACCGGCCTTCGTCAACCCCGACGACACCATGCTCGACATTCTGCGCTGCATGGACCAGCTCAACGCCTGGGCCCTGCCCGTGGTCAGCAACGGCCGCTACGCGGGCTTCATCCTCAAATCCGCCATCCTGGCCAGCTACCGCCGGCAATTGCTCAAGGAAACGGAATAG
- a CDS encoding MFS transporter, translating into MDDSLSARPLDKLAIFSGKGVQMRTFHLTWLTFFFCFFGWFGIAPLMPLVREQLHLDKGQIGNIVIASVSATILARLVIGKLCDTLGPRLTYTLLLVVGALPVMLIGLSNSYQSFLLFRLAIGIIGASFVITQFHTSMMFAPNVVGTANAVAGGWGNLGGGIANMVMPLVAAGFVSLGYVDQANSWRLAMVVPGVILLIMAWLYYKYTVDTPRGNYADIPRDAAQKPKGTFLLALRDYRTWVLALAYGACFGIEITIDNVAAVYFVDHFGATLVMAGMLAGIFGFMNIFARGLGGWVSDLVGRHAGLRGKWLLLSGLLVLEGGGIALFALAPSLPLAIAAMLGFALFLKMANGCTYSIVPFVNKQALGSVSGVVGAGGNLGAMLVGFLFKSASISYSTAFLYIGIGVAAVGGLVLLVRLVRKEIGEATAETTSEAPLTLAGA; encoded by the coding sequence ATGGACGATTCACTGAGTGCCCGGCCGCTGGATAAACTCGCCATTTTCTCCGGGAAAGGCGTGCAGATGCGCACCTTTCACCTGACCTGGCTCACGTTTTTCTTCTGCTTTTTCGGCTGGTTCGGCATTGCGCCCCTCATGCCCCTGGTGCGCGAGCAGCTCCACCTCGACAAAGGCCAGATCGGCAACATCGTCATTGCCTCGGTGTCGGCTACCATCCTGGCCCGCTTGGTTATCGGCAAGCTTTGCGACACGCTGGGTCCGCGCCTGACCTATACCCTGCTGCTGGTGGTGGGCGCCCTGCCGGTGATGCTTATCGGGCTGAGCAACAGCTACCAAAGCTTCCTGCTGTTTCGCCTAGCCATCGGCATTATCGGGGCCTCCTTCGTCATCACTCAGTTTCACACCTCCATGATGTTTGCCCCCAACGTGGTGGGCACGGCCAACGCCGTGGCCGGGGGCTGGGGCAACCTCGGCGGCGGTATTGCCAACATGGTGATGCCCCTGGTGGCCGCCGGTTTCGTCTCCTTGGGCTACGTGGATCAGGCCAATTCCTGGCGCCTGGCCATGGTCGTGCCCGGGGTTATTCTGCTCATCATGGCCTGGCTGTATTACAAGTACACCGTCGATACGCCCCGGGGCAACTACGCCGACATTCCGCGCGACGCGGCGCAAAAGCCCAAGGGCACGTTTCTGCTGGCTTTGCGCGACTACCGCACCTGGGTGCTGGCCCTGGCCTACGGGGCCTGCTTCGGCATCGAAATTACCATCGACAACGTGGCGGCCGTGTACTTCGTCGACCATTTCGGGGCCACGCTGGTCATGGCCGGCATGCTGGCCGGCATCTTCGGGTTCATGAACATCTTCGCCCGGGGCCTGGGCGGCTGGGTCAGTGACCTGGTGGGGCGCCACGCCGGGTTGCGGGGCAAGTGGCTGCTGCTGAGTGGGCTGCTGGTGCTCGAAGGCGGGGGTATTGCCCTGTTTGCCCTGGCCCCGAGCCTGCCGCTGGCCATTGCCGCCATGCTGGGGTTTGCGCTGTTTTTGAAAATGGCCAACGGCTGCACTTACTCCATTGTGCCTTTCGTGAACAAGCAGGCTCTGGGCAGCGTGAGCGGCGTGGTGGGGGCGGGCGGCAACCTGGGCGCCATGCTGGTCGGCTTCCTGTTCAAATCGGCCTCCATCAGCTACAGCACGGCTTTTCTCTACATCGGTATCGGCGTGGCGGCCGTGGGCGGCCTGGTGCTGCTGGTGCGCCTGGTGCGCAAGGAAATTGGGGAAGCCACGGCCGAAACTACCTCCGAAGCCCCGCTGACGCTGGCCGGCGCTTAG
- a CDS encoding ADP-ribosylglycohydrolase family protein yields the protein MNSDKCRGALLGLAVADALGVPVEFESRARRRLDPVVSLREYGTHQQPAGTWSDDSSLTFCLAASLTYIGAYAIDVHDLSRRFVNWLDAGYWTPHGRVFDVGIATREAIARLREGVAPEKAGGTREYDNGNGALMRILPLVFHPLWQRADAAERQRITHKVGCLTHGHYRSTLGCYLYLEMAWGLLQGLHPAQAHQRLGREVAPGLLPKLAKEVDRYARVLDQELALIPEADIQSSGYVVHTLEAALWCLLRGEFYADTVLTAVNLGDDADTTGAVTGGLAGLYFGAEQIPAEWRQGLMQRAEIEALADRLLF from the coding sequence ATGAACTCTGATAAATGCCGCGGCGCCCTGCTGGGCCTGGCCGTTGCCGATGCCCTGGGCGTGCCCGTGGAGTTTGAAAGCCGGGCCCGCCGCCGCCTCGACCCCGTGGTGAGCCTGCGCGAATACGGCACCCACCAGCAGCCCGCCGGCACTTGGTCGGATGACTCGTCGCTGACCTTTTGCCTGGCCGCTTCCTTAACCTACATCGGTGCCTACGCCATTGACGTGCACGACCTGAGCCGCCGCTTCGTCAACTGGCTGGACGCGGGCTACTGGACGCCCCACGGCCGGGTGTTCGACGTGGGCATTGCCACCCGGGAGGCCATTGCGCGGCTGCGGGAAGGCGTAGCGCCCGAAAAAGCCGGCGGCACCCGGGAGTACGACAACGGCAACGGCGCCCTGATGCGCATCTTGCCCCTGGTGTTTCACCCGCTCTGGCAGCGCGCCGACGCGGCCGAGCGGCAGCGTATTACGCATAAAGTGGGCTGCCTTACCCACGGACACTACCGCTCCACGCTGGGCTGCTACCTGTATCTGGAAATGGCTTGGGGGCTGTTGCAGGGGCTACACCCGGCGCAGGCTCATCAGCGGCTGGGCCGGGAAGTGGCGCCCGGCCTGCTGCCCAAACTAGCCAAGGAAGTCGACCGGTACGCCCGGGTGCTGGACCAAGAGCTGGCCCTGATTCCCGAAGCCGATATTCAGTCGTCGGGCTACGTGGTGCACACCCTGGAAGCGGCCCTGTGGTGTTTGCTGCGCGGCGAGTTCTACGCCGATACCGTGCTGACGGCCGTCAACCTGGGCGACGATGCCGATACCACCGGCGCAGTTACGGGCGGCTTGGCCGGACTGTATTTCGGGGCCGAGCAGATTCCGGCCGAGTGGCGGCAGGGGCTGATGCAACGAGCGGAAATCGAAGCCCTGGCCGACCGGCTGCTCTTTTAG
- a CDS encoding alginate export family protein, whose translation MPENCTANRLSWVALAVALLPGSAAVGQVVVSAEIRPRTELRDGFRTVNTPREKPAFFVEQRSRLNLDYGRDKVSVRLSVQDVRIWGSTSQVYKTDPNLFNVFEAYGQYRLTPRLAVRVGRQALDYDNARFLGGLDWAQQGRSHDALKLLYADSSGFAMHGGAGFNQSFSLEPAKLADTYYGGVDNYKSMEYLWLHKDWTRGKLSALFFNDGRQRTDSTTYYRQTYGLTGEATAGRATLAAEAYYQTGYDAAGRTVRAYLAAGSVTLATKLTPLTLGLDYLSGSDATDSRNHAFVPLYGTNHAFYGHMDYFYVGNNHGQNGRTAGLVDFYLKTNFKLAPKTSLLAHLHHFESAARVYAAGTTEQALGSRLGEELDLQLSANVSPEFNLKLGYSHFVATASLDALKGRAGQQYNQWAWAMLTFKPVLFKN comes from the coding sequence ATGCCCGAGAACTGTACTGCGAATAGACTTTCTTGGGTAGCGCTGGCGGTGGCGCTGCTGCCCGGCTCGGCGGCGGTGGGGCAGGTGGTAGTGTCGGCCGAAATCCGGCCGCGGACCGAGCTGCGCGACGGGTTCCGGACGGTGAACACGCCCCGCGAAAAGCCGGCTTTCTTCGTCGAGCAACGCTCCCGCCTCAACCTGGATTACGGCCGTGACAAGGTGAGCGTGCGGCTGTCGGTGCAGGACGTGCGCATCTGGGGCAGCACCAGCCAGGTGTATAAAACCGACCCCAACCTGTTCAACGTCTTTGAAGCCTACGGCCAATACCGCCTGACGCCCCGGCTTGCCGTGCGGGTGGGCCGGCAGGCCCTGGACTACGACAACGCCCGGTTTCTGGGCGGGCTCGACTGGGCCCAGCAGGGCCGCAGCCACGATGCGCTGAAGCTTCTGTACGCCGACAGCTCGGGCTTTGCCATGCACGGCGGGGCGGGGTTCAACCAGTCGTTTTCCCTGGAGCCCGCCAAGCTCGCCGACACCTACTACGGCGGGGTCGACAACTACAAGTCCATGGAGTACCTATGGCTGCACAAGGACTGGACCCGCGGCAAACTTTCGGCCCTGTTTTTCAACGACGGCCGGCAGCGGACCGACTCCACGACCTACTACCGGCAAACCTACGGCCTGACCGGCGAGGCCACCGCCGGCCGGGCAACCCTGGCGGCCGAAGCCTACTACCAGACCGGCTACGATGCCGCCGGCCGCACCGTGCGGGCCTATCTGGCGGCGGGCAGCGTGACGCTGGCCACCAAGCTCACCCCGCTCACGCTGGGCCTCGATTACCTGTCGGGCTCCGACGCTACCGACTCCCGCAACCACGCCTTCGTGCCGCTCTACGGCACCAACCACGCCTTTTACGGCCACATGGACTACTTCTACGTGGGCAACAACCACGGGCAGAACGGCCGCACCGCCGGCCTGGTGGACTTCTACCTGAAAACCAATTTCAAGCTGGCGCCCAAAACCAGCCTGCTGGCCCACCTGCACCACTTCGAGTCGGCGGCCCGGGTGTATGCGGCGGGCACCACCGAGCAGGCCCTGGGCAGCCGGCTGGGCGAGGAGCTGGATCTGCAGCTCAGTGCCAACGTGAGTCCGGAGTTCAACCTCAAGCTGGGCTATTCGCACTTTGTGGCCACGGCCTCGCTCGATGCGCTGAAAGGGCGCGCCGGGCAGCAGTATAACCAGTGGGCCTGGGCCATGCTCACGTTTAAGCCCGTCCTGTTCAAAAACTAA
- the nirB gene encoding nitrite reductase large subunit NirB: MVLQALPTVVVIGNGMVGYKFCEKLLAKTSAFNLVVFGEEPRVAYDRVHLSEYFGGKTADDLLLAPLQWYHDHHITLHLGDAVQEIDRASQTVHARSGLVQPYDYLVLATGSSAFVPDIPGVEKAGVMVYRTIEDLEEIKAYAATAKRGAVLGGGLLGLEAAKALLDLGVPETHVIEFAPRLMPRQIDAAGSQMLQTKLEALGLNIHLNKATSSIGGNGRIEALYFGDGSQLEVDMLVISAGIRPRDELAKLAGLEVGLRGGIVVNNEMQTSDPRIFAIGECALHGGMIYGLVAPGYDMAEVVASQLTQGARAFTGYDMSSKLKLIGVDVASFGDPFIAEPHSRAIVFEDAHSGVYKRINISPDGKYLLGGVLIGDAEAYNLLLQTVNNKIVLPPHPEDLILGARGGEAAEGAGVLGLPDEALICSCEAVTKGAICGAVTELGITTVEGLKKCTKAGTGCGGCVPMVKDLINGTLLAQGAYIKNVLCEHFDYSRQELFDLLKINDIRTYDAALDHFGKGDGCETCKPAIGSILSGLWNDLIVKQNTIQDTNDRYLANIQKGGSYSVVPRIAAGEVTPEQLMVIGRVAQKYGLYTKITGGQRIDMFGAHVSDLPDIWEELINAGFESGHAYGKSLRTVKSCVGSTWCRFGLHDSVSLAIEIENRYKGIRSPHKLKSGVSGCVRECAEAQAKDFGIIATEKGWNLYVCGNGGAKPQHAQLLATDVDKETLVRYLDRFLMFYIKTADPLMRTATWLNKLDGGLAYLKNVVINDSLGICAELEAEMALLIQNYHCEWREVVENPELRRQFTHFVNAPTLKDPSIEFEPVRGQKIVKAW, encoded by the coding sequence ATGGTACTGCAGGCGCTTCCTACCGTCGTTGTCATCGGCAATGGCATGGTGGGCTACAAGTTTTGCGAGAAGCTGCTCGCCAAAACCTCGGCCTTCAATCTGGTGGTCTTCGGCGAAGAGCCCCGCGTGGCCTACGACCGGGTCCATTTGAGCGAATACTTCGGCGGCAAAACCGCTGACGACCTGCTGCTGGCGCCCCTGCAGTGGTACCACGACCATCATATTACTCTGCACCTGGGCGACGCGGTGCAGGAAATAGACCGGGCCAGCCAAACCGTGCACGCCCGCAGCGGCCTGGTGCAGCCCTACGACTACCTGGTGCTGGCCACCGGCTCCTCGGCCTTCGTGCCCGACATTCCCGGCGTGGAAAAAGCCGGCGTCATGGTCTACCGCACCATCGAGGATTTGGAGGAAATTAAAGCCTATGCCGCTACTGCTAAGCGTGGGGCCGTGCTGGGCGGCGGCTTGTTGGGCCTGGAAGCGGCCAAAGCCCTGCTCGATTTGGGCGTGCCCGAAACCCACGTCATTGAGTTTGCGCCCCGCCTCATGCCCCGGCAAATCGACGCGGCCGGCAGCCAGATGCTGCAAACCAAGCTCGAAGCCCTGGGCCTCAACATTCACCTCAACAAAGCCACCAGCAGCATCGGCGGCAACGGCCGCATCGAAGCCCTGTACTTCGGCGACGGCTCCCAGCTGGAAGTTGACATGCTGGTGATTTCGGCCGGCATCCGCCCGCGGGATGAGCTGGCCAAACTCGCCGGCCTGGAAGTAGGGTTGCGGGGCGGCATCGTGGTCAATAACGAAATGCAAACCAGCGACCCGCGCATCTTCGCCATCGGGGAGTGCGCCCTGCACGGCGGCATGATTTACGGCCTGGTCGCGCCCGGCTACGACATGGCCGAGGTCGTGGCCAGCCAGCTCACGCAAGGGGCCCGCGCCTTTACCGGCTACGATATGAGCAGCAAGCTCAAGCTCATCGGTGTGGACGTGGCCAGCTTCGGCGACCCGTTCATTGCCGAGCCCCACAGCCGCGCCATCGTGTTTGAAGACGCCCACAGCGGCGTCTATAAGCGCATTAACATCAGTCCCGACGGCAAGTACCTGCTCGGCGGCGTGCTCATCGGCGACGCGGAAGCCTACAACCTGCTGCTGCAGACGGTCAACAACAAAATCGTGCTGCCGCCCCACCCCGAAGACCTGATTCTGGGCGCCCGGGGCGGGGAGGCCGCCGAAGGCGCGGGCGTGCTGGGCTTGCCCGACGAGGCGCTCATCTGCTCCTGCGAGGCCGTCACCAAAGGCGCCATCTGCGGGGCCGTGACCGAGCTGGGCATCACGACGGTGGAGGGGCTGAAGAAATGCACCAAGGCCGGCACCGGCTGCGGGGGCTGCGTGCCCATGGTCAAGGACCTCATCAACGGTACGCTGCTGGCCCAGGGCGCTTACATCAAGAACGTGCTGTGCGAGCATTTTGACTACTCCCGGCAGGAGCTCTTCGATTTGCTCAAAATCAACGACATCCGCACCTACGACGCGGCCCTCGACCACTTTGGCAAGGGCGATGGCTGCGAAACCTGCAAGCCGGCCATCGGCAGCATTCTGTCGGGTTTGTGGAATGATTTGATTGTCAAGCAAAACACGATTCAGGATACCAACGACCGGTATTTGGCCAACATCCAGAAGGGTGGGAGCTACTCGGTGGTGCCCCGCATTGCGGCCGGCGAAGTCACGCCCGAGCAGCTGATGGTCATTGGGCGGGTGGCTCAGAAGTACGGGCTCTACACCAAGATTACCGGCGGGCAGCGCATCGATATGTTCGGGGCCCACGTGAGTGATTTGCCCGACATCTGGGAGGAGCTGATTAATGCCGGCTTCGAGAGCGGGCACGCCTACGGCAAGTCGTTGCGGACGGTGAAAAGCTGCGTGGGGAGCACCTGGTGCCGGTTTGGGCTGCACGACAGCGTGTCGTTGGCCATCGAAATCGAGAACCGCTACAAGGGAATCCGCTCCCCCCACAAGCTCAAAAGCGGGGTCAGCGGCTGCGTGCGGGAGTGCGCCGAGGCCCAGGCCAAGGACTTCGGCATCATTGCCACCGAGAAAGGCTGGAACCTGTACGTGTGCGGCAACGGCGGGGCCAAGCCCCAGCACGCCCAGCTCCTGGCTACCGACGTGGATAAGGAAACCCTGGTGCGCTACCTCGACCGGTTCCTGATGTTTTACATCAAAACCGCCGACCCGCTGATGCGCACCGCCACCTGGCTCAACAAGCTGGACGGCGGCCTGGCCTACCTCAAAAACGTGGTCATCAACGACAGCCTGGGTATCTGTGCCGAGCTGGAAGCCGAAATGGCTTTGCTGATTCAGAACTACCACTGCGAGTGGCGGGAGGTGGTCGAAAACCCCGAGCTGCGCCGGCAGTTCACCCACTTCGTGAATGCGCCCACGCTCAAAGACCCCTCGATTGAGTTCGAGCCGGTGCGGGGTCAGAAGATTGTAAAAGCCTGGTAA
- a CDS encoding BaiN/RdsA family NAD(P)/FAD-dependent oxidoreductase encodes MAPILSAPSVAVVGGGPAGLLAAQRLAEAGYPVTVFEAQPTVGRKFLVAGHGGFNLTNAEPLPDFSHRYGARQADFDRFLSHFTPTDLRQWLHSLGIETFVGTSGRVFPTDEYKPAQVLRAWLQRLAALGVQLRVRHRWLGFTPERALRLRDEATGQEFSVQPAATVLALGGASWVKTGSDGQWTSLLSAWGVTLEPFAPSNCGAEVAWSEFFRVKVGRAPLKNIALECGGQTVRGELLLTDYGVEGTPVYALTPPLRAALQTPQSALLYLNLKPDLTAEQLWQKLRAPRNGKSLAVYLEKTLRLGPPVPTLLRELAPAEAGASPESLAALLQRLPVPVTGLRPLDEAISTAGGVAWPEVDENLMLQKLPGVFVAGEMLDWEAPTGGYLLQGCLSTGAWVARGIQHWLRPQPA; translated from the coding sequence ATGGCACCTATTTTATCAGCGCCTTCCGTGGCCGTAGTCGGTGGTGGGCCGGCCGGCTTGCTGGCCGCCCAGCGCCTGGCCGAAGCCGGCTATCCGGTCACCGTTTTTGAGGCCCAGCCCACCGTGGGCCGCAAGTTTCTGGTGGCCGGCCACGGGGGCTTCAACCTGACCAACGCCGAGCCCCTGCCCGACTTCAGCCACCGCTACGGCGCCCGGCAAGCCGATTTCGACCGTTTCCTGAGCCACTTCACCCCCACCGACCTGCGCCAGTGGCTCCACAGTCTGGGCATCGAAACCTTCGTGGGCACCAGCGGCCGGGTATTTCCTACCGACGAATACAAGCCGGCCCAGGTGCTGCGGGCCTGGCTGCAACGGCTGGCGGCGCTGGGCGTGCAGCTACGGGTGCGCCACCGCTGGCTGGGCTTCACGCCCGAGCGGGCCCTGCGCCTGCGCGACGAAGCCACCGGCCAGGAGTTCAGCGTGCAGCCCGCCGCCACGGTGCTGGCGTTGGGCGGGGCCAGTTGGGTTAAAACCGGCTCCGACGGGCAGTGGACCAGTCTGCTCAGTGCCTGGGGCGTGACCCTGGAGCCGTTTGCGCCGTCCAACTGCGGGGCGGAAGTAGCCTGGTCGGAGTTTTTCCGGGTTAAAGTGGGCCGCGCCCCACTCAAGAATATTGCCCTCGAATGCGGCGGGCAAACCGTGCGCGGCGAGCTGCTGCTGACCGACTACGGCGTAGAAGGCACCCCAGTGTACGCCCTGACGCCGCCGTTGCGCGCGGCCCTGCAGACGCCCCAGTCGGCCCTGCTCTACCTCAACCTGAAGCCCGACCTGACGGCCGAGCAGCTCTGGCAGAAGCTACGAGCCCCGCGCAATGGCAAATCCTTGGCGGTTTACTTGGAGAAAACTCTACGGCTAGGCCCGCCCGTCCCGACGCTACTGCGGGAGTTGGCCCCGGCCGAAGCCGGGGCTTCCCCCGAATCGTTGGCCGCCCTGCTGCAGCGCCTGCCCGTTCCCGTAACGGGGCTGCGGCCCCTGGACGAGGCTATTTCAACGGCCGGCGGGGTAGCCTGGCCGGAAGTTGACGAAAACCTGATGCTACAAAAACTGCCGGGCGTGTTCGTGGCCGGCGAAATGCTGGACTGGGAGGCACCCACCGGCGGTTATTTGCTACAGGGCTGCCTGAGTACCGGGGCCTGGGTGGCCCGCGGGATACAGCACTGGCTCCGGCCCCAACCGGCGTAG
- a CDS encoding mechanosensitive ion channel family protein yields MFSDLQRVLNTYWQQFLYISPKLLIAFIVLILAIFVANHLSSLIGGKLRKKSHDPLMADFLTRFSKWALILAGAVLAMEVVGLYAIVGGVVAGAGLSAFIVGFALKDIAENFLAGVVLAFNRPFHIHDTVQIKDLVGKVEDLSLRVTLIKTFDGKHIFLPNAMVLREPLINFTRDGYIRQDFLVTVDFGEQGNSQHAADLLLRYVQTNRGVEEKEPHTPYVILEKATATTADLRAYFWAYSEDYRRGTLELKSELMRDVKAGLVEEGYAVQSVVQ; encoded by the coding sequence ATGTTTTCCGATTTGCAGCGCGTGCTGAACACCTACTGGCAGCAGTTTCTCTATATTTCTCCCAAGCTCCTCATTGCCTTTATCGTGCTGATCCTGGCCATTTTTGTGGCCAACCACCTCAGCAGCCTCATCGGCGGCAAGCTGCGCAAAAAGTCGCACGACCCGCTGATGGCCGACTTCCTGACCCGCTTCAGCAAGTGGGCCCTGATTCTGGCCGGCGCGGTGCTGGCCATGGAAGTCGTGGGCCTCTACGCCATTGTGGGCGGGGTGGTGGCCGGCGCGGGCTTGTCGGCCTTCATCGTGGGGTTTGCCCTCAAGGACATTGCCGAGAACTTCCTGGCCGGCGTGGTGCTGGCCTTCAACCGCCCCTTCCACATCCACGACACAGTTCAAATCAAGGACCTGGTGGGTAAAGTGGAGGACCTAAGCCTGCGCGTAACCCTGATTAAAACCTTCGACGGCAAGCACATCTTCCTGCCCAACGCCATGGTGCTGCGCGAGCCGCTCATCAACTTCACCCGGGACGGCTACATCCGCCAGGATTTTCTGGTAACGGTGGACTTTGGCGAGCAGGGCAACTCCCAGCACGCCGCCGACCTGCTGCTGCGCTACGTGCAGACCAACCGCGGCGTGGAGGAAAAAGAGCCGCACACGCCCTACGTCATCCTGGAAAAGGCTACCGCCACCACCGCCGACCTGCGGGCCTACTTCTGGGCGTATTCCGAAGATTACCGCCGCGGTACCCTGGAGCTGAAAAGTGAGCTGATGCGCGACGTGAAGGCGGGCCTGGTCGAAGAAGGCTACGCGGTGCAAAGTGTCGTGCAATAG
- the nirD gene encoding nitrite reductase small subunit NirD, translating to MEAVIDVTWVPVCAAADIPADGGACALVEGEQIAIFNFARRGEWYATQNLCPHKQQMALARGMIGSTGEACEPKVACPFHKRTFSLLTGECLNGDECSIRTYPIKVEDGLVFIGLEAG from the coding sequence ATGGAAGCTGTCATTGACGTAACGTGGGTACCCGTGTGTGCGGCCGCGGATATTCCGGCCGACGGCGGGGCCTGCGCCCTGGTGGAAGGCGAGCAGATTGCCATTTTCAACTTCGCCCGCCGCGGCGAGTGGTACGCCACCCAGAACCTGTGCCCGCACAAGCAGCAGATGGCCCTGGCCCGCGGCATGATCGGTAGTACCGGCGAAGCCTGTGAGCCCAAAGTGGCCTGCCCGTTCCACAAGCGCACCTTTTCCCTGCTCACCGGCGAGTGCCTGAACGGGGACGAGTGCAGCATCCGGACCTACCCGATTAAGGTTGAAGATGGGCTGGTGTTCATCGGCCTGGAAGCCGGCTGA
- a CDS encoding magnesium citrate secondary transporter has protein sequence MTLPREFRRPAFWLPLLVYGLYQANARLGHYPLPTLVTAYLSDLLAMPVILTLALVVQRRWVQRRATFCLPDSWLLGAWLYVSVWFELLLPLLSARHVGDWLDVVAYGLGTVVFRQLLNRPA, from the coding sequence ATGACGCTGCCCCGCGAGTTTCGCCGCCCGGCCTTCTGGCTGCCATTGCTGGTGTATGGGCTTTACCAGGCCAACGCCCGGCTTGGGCATTACCCGCTGCCCACATTGGTCACGGCCTACCTTTCCGATTTGCTGGCCATGCCCGTCATCCTGACCCTGGCCCTGGTGGTGCAGCGGCGCTGGGTGCAGCGCCGCGCCACGTTCTGCCTGCCCGATTCGTGGCTGCTGGGAGCCTGGCTCTACGTGTCGGTCTGGTTTGAGCTGCTGCTGCCCCTGCTCTCGGCCCGCCACGTCGGCGACTGGCTCGACGTGGTGGCCTACGGGTTGGGCACGGTGGTGTTCCGGCAGCTTTTGAACCGGCCCGCTTAG